From a single Streptomyces sp. NBC_00377 genomic region:
- a CDS encoding ribonucleotide-diphosphate reductase subunit beta: MTTAPEKSEKNLLDPGFELTLRPMRYPDFYERYRDAIKNTWTVEEVDLHSDVADLAKLSEGEQHMIGRLVAFFATGDSIVANNLVLTLYKHINSPEARLYLSRQLFEEAVHVQFYLTLLDTYLPDPEDRSAAFAAVENIPSIREKAEFCFKWINEVEKLDRLESKADRRRFLLNLICFAACIEGLFFYGAFAYVYWFRSRGLLHGLATGTNWVFRDETMHMSFAFEVVDTVRKEEPDLFDDRLQEEVTAMLREAVEAELQFGRDLCGEGLPGMNTDSMRQYLECVADQRLSRLGFAPVYGSENPFSFMELQGVQELTNFFERRASAYQVAVEGTVDLDEDF, encoded by the coding sequence ATGACCACCGCACCTGAGAAGAGCGAGAAGAACCTTCTCGACCCGGGCTTCGAGCTGACCCTGCGCCCCATGCGCTATCCGGACTTCTACGAGCGGTACCGGGACGCCATCAAGAACACCTGGACCGTCGAGGAGGTCGACCTCCACTCGGACGTCGCCGACCTGGCGAAGCTGTCCGAGGGCGAGCAGCACATGATCGGCCGGCTGGTCGCGTTCTTCGCGACGGGCGACTCGATCGTGGCGAACAACCTCGTGCTCACGCTGTACAAGCACATCAACTCCCCCGAGGCGCGCCTCTACCTGTCGAGGCAGCTGTTCGAGGAGGCCGTCCACGTCCAGTTCTATCTGACGCTCCTGGACACCTACCTCCCCGATCCGGAGGACCGTTCCGCCGCCTTCGCCGCCGTGGAGAACATCCCGTCCATCCGCGAGAAGGCCGAGTTCTGCTTCAAGTGGATCAACGAGGTCGAGAAGCTGGACCGGCTGGAGAGCAAGGCCGACCGCCGCCGCTTCCTGCTCAACCTGATCTGCTTCGCCGCGTGCATCGAGGGCCTGTTCTTCTACGGCGCCTTCGCGTACGTCTACTGGTTCCGCAGCCGGGGTCTGCTGCACGGCCTCGCCACGGGCACCAACTGGGTGTTCCGTGACGAGACGATGCACATGAGCTTCGCCTTCGAGGTGGTCGACACCGTCCGCAAGGAGGAGCCGGACCTCTTCGACGACCGGCTCCAGGAGGAGGTGACGGCCATGCTGCGGGAGGCCGTGGAGGCCGAGCTCCAGTTCGGGCGCGACCTGTGCGGCGAGGGGCTGCCGGGCATGAACACCGACTCGATGCGGCAGTACCTCGAATGCGTCGCCGACCAGCGGCTGTCGCGGCTCGGGTTCGCCCCGGTGTACGGCTCGGAGAACCCCTTCTCCTTCATGGAGCTCCAGGGCGTTCAGGAGCTGACCAACTTCTTCGAGCGCCGGGCATCGGCGTACCAGGTCGCGGTGGAGGGCACCGTGGACCTGGACGAGGACTTCTGA
- a CDS encoding HD-GYP domain-containing protein, with product MTAHRSHVALFAVAALLVLVSLLVTFMTGVEERPVALAFGILVAAGELTRPQSGPLLREAAPLGAAASLSYALVGGHAGHPTHHGVAQVVAVVVAASLLGSVPHLARGQGPVLDHLVRRVLAVGFAAVCFQPLHNRGVFDGWSGPAYALLLLALLVLTVLCDAVVAAALARSRTGWPFGPLLRDELRGVPGIGSAVCATGAVMALAVAVVGLWALPVFSVPLLLTQLSLRRYAAVRDTYRQTIASLARATEIAGYTPPGHARRVAALSQAVGRDLGLPEPELTVLEYAALMHDIGQLSLVDPVPAGATAGLPVVQQRRIALLGGAVVRQTGAGAQVAAVVERQADPYPDQPVAARIVRVVNAYEEKVRGRGPGGPLTALEELRLGTGGEYAPEVVEALARVLWNAGAARWGRPPAFSPAGAPGRVVAGDERPV from the coding sequence ATGACCGCCCACCGCTCCCATGTGGCCCTCTTCGCCGTGGCCGCCCTCCTCGTCCTCGTCTCCCTCCTCGTCACGTTCATGACGGGCGTCGAGGAACGCCCCGTCGCACTCGCCTTCGGGATCCTCGTCGCCGCCGGTGAGCTGACCCGCCCGCAGAGCGGCCCCCTGCTGCGCGAGGCGGCACCGCTCGGCGCCGCGGCCTCACTGTCGTACGCGCTGGTCGGCGGGCATGCCGGGCATCCCACGCACCACGGGGTCGCCCAGGTCGTGGCGGTCGTGGTCGCCGCCTCGCTGCTGGGCAGCGTGCCGCACCTGGCGCGCGGACAGGGACCCGTCCTCGATCACCTGGTCCGGCGGGTCCTGGCCGTCGGGTTCGCCGCCGTCTGTTTCCAGCCCTTGCACAACCGCGGGGTGTTCGACGGCTGGAGCGGCCCCGCCTACGCGCTGCTGCTGCTCGCGCTGCTCGTCCTGACCGTCCTGTGCGACGCCGTCGTCGCCGCCGCGCTCGCCCGCTCCCGCACCGGCTGGCCGTTCGGCCCGCTGCTGAGGGACGAGCTGCGGGGGGTGCCCGGCATCGGCTCGGCGGTGTGCGCGACGGGCGCGGTGATGGCGCTCGCGGTGGCCGTCGTCGGATTGTGGGCGCTGCCGGTGTTCTCGGTGCCGCTGCTGCTCACCCAGCTGTCCCTGCGCCGGTACGCCGCGGTGCGGGACACCTACCGGCAGACCATCGCCTCCCTGGCCCGTGCCACCGAGATCGCCGGGTACACACCGCCTGGGCACGCCCGCCGGGTCGCCGCCCTCAGCCAGGCCGTGGGCCGGGACCTGGGGCTGCCGGAGCCCGAGCTGACTGTTCTGGAGTACGCGGCCCTCATGCACGACATCGGCCAGCTCAGCCTGGTGGACCCGGTCCCCGCCGGGGCCACCGCGGGGCTCCCCGTGGTGCAGCAGCGGCGGATCGCGCTGCTCGGCGGGGCCGTCGTGCGCCAGACCGGGGCGGGCGCCCAGGTCGCGGCGGTCGTCGAGCGGCAGGCCGACCCCTACCCCGACCAGCCGGTGGCCGCCCGCATAGTCCGGGTGGTGAACGCATACGAGGAGAAGGTCCGGGGCAGGGGACCGGGCGGGCCGCTCACCGCCCTGGAGGAGCTGCGCCTCGGCACCGGCGGGGAGTATGCGCCGGAGGTGGTGGAGGCTCTGGCCAGGGTGCTGTGGAACGCGGGGGCGGCGCGCTGGGGGCGCCCCCCGGCGTTCAGCCCCGCAGGAGCCCCGGGCAGGGTGGTGGCGGGCGACGAGCGCCCTGTCTGA
- a CDS encoding bifunctional albaflavenone monooxygenase/terpene synthase, producing the protein MTVESVKPTTSGSPELREPPLAGGRLPLLGHGWKLARDPLAFLAGLRDHGGIVRLRLGPKTVYAVTAPDLTGALALSPDYIISGPLWESLESLLGKEGVATANGPLHRRQRRTIQPAFRLDAIPAYGPVMEEEAHALVERWTKGEVLDVTAEAFRVSVRISARCLMRGSYMDARSERITTALATLFAGMYQRMVVPLGPLYRVPIPANREFNRALADLHRLVDEIVADRRASGQKPDDLLTALLEAKDENGDPIGEQEIHDQVIAILTPGSETAGSVVMSLLKVLTEHPDQVDKIREEVKSVIGDRPVSFGDVRKLQHTANVVVETMRLYPAVWILTRRAVKETELGGYRIPAGADIVYSPYAVQRDPRSYARHTEFDPDRWLPGGSPEVPKYAMTPFGVGNRKCPSDHFSMAVLTLITAVVASAFRFEPAPGSDARTHIGITLRPRRLLLRAIPG; encoded by the coding sequence ATGACCGTCGAGTCGGTGAAACCCACCACCTCCGGATCGCCCGAACTGCGTGAGCCACCGTTGGCCGGTGGCAGGCTTCCCCTCCTCGGGCACGGCTGGAAGCTGGCCCGCGACCCGCTGGCCTTCCTGGCCGGGCTCCGCGACCACGGCGGCATCGTCCGCCTCAGGCTCGGCCCCAAGACGGTGTACGCCGTCACCGCGCCGGACCTCACCGGAGCCCTGGCGCTCAGCCCGGACTACATCATCTCCGGCCCCCTGTGGGAGTCGCTGGAGAGCCTGCTCGGCAAGGAGGGCGTGGCCACGGCCAACGGCCCGCTGCACCGCCGCCAGCGGCGCACGATCCAGCCCGCGTTCCGGCTCGACGCCATCCCGGCCTACGGGCCGGTCATGGAGGAGGAGGCGCACGCCCTCGTCGAGCGCTGGACGAAGGGCGAGGTCCTCGATGTCACCGCGGAGGCCTTCCGGGTGTCGGTGCGCATCTCCGCCCGCTGTCTGATGCGCGGCAGCTATATGGACGCCCGGTCCGAGCGCATCACCACCGCGCTCGCCACACTGTTCGCCGGTATGTACCAGCGCATGGTGGTACCCCTCGGACCCCTTTATCGGGTACCGATTCCGGCCAACCGCGAATTCAACCGGGCGCTGGCCGATCTGCATCGGCTGGTGGACGAGATCGTCGCCGACCGCCGGGCATCCGGTCAAAAGCCGGACGATTTGCTGACAGCTTTGCTGGAGGCGAAGGACGAGAATGGCGACCCGATCGGGGAGCAGGAGATCCACGACCAGGTCATCGCGATACTCACCCCGGGCAGCGAAACCGCCGGCTCCGTGGTCATGTCGCTGCTCAAGGTGCTCACCGAGCACCCCGACCAGGTGGACAAGATCCGCGAAGAGGTGAAAAGCGTCATAGGAGACCGCCCGGTCTCTTTCGGCGACGTCCGAAAGCTCCAGCACACCGCCAATGTCGTCGTCGAGACCATGCGGCTGTATCCCGCCGTATGGATATTGACCCGGCGCGCGGTGAAGGAGACCGAGCTCGGCGGCTACCGCATTCCCGCCGGCGCCGACATCGTCTACAGCCCCTACGCCGTTCAGCGCGATCCGCGGTCGTACGCGCGGCACACCGAGTTCGATCCCGACCGCTGGCTGCCCGGAGGCTCCCCGGAGGTGCCCAAGTACGCCATGACGCCGTTCGGCGTCGGCAACCGCAAGTGCCCGAGCGACCACTTCTCGATGGCCGTGCTGACACTGATCACCGCGGTGGTGGCGTCCGCGTTCCGCTTCGAGCCGGCGCCCGGCTCCGACGCGCGGACGCACATCGGCATCACGCTCCGGCCGCGCCGGCTGCTGCTGCGGGCGATACCGGGCTGA
- the cyc1 gene encoding epi-isozizaene synthase, whose amino-acid sequence MPTFPYSTTYSTTATVAAPAVPPSLSLPVIEAAFSRQLHPYWPRLQEKTRSWLLEMRLMSADKVAEYADGLCYTDLMAGYYLGAPDEVMQAIADYSAWFFVWDDRHDRDVVHGRTTSWRRLRFRLHAALDSPAEYLRHPDPLVAGLADSVGRLQSFLPGTWNARFARHFHAVIDAYDREFHNRTEGRIPGVEEYLELRRLTFAHWIWTDLLEPSARTELPDPVRKHPAYRRAALLSQEFAALYNDLCSLPKEIAGDEVHNLGISLITHEGLTLEEAVDDVRRRVEECISGFLAVEKDVLRLAERLADGTARGNQLGAAVRVCLGNMRNWFSSVYWFHHESGRYMVDSWDDRSTPPYVNNEAAGEK is encoded by the coding sequence GTGCCAACTTTCCCATACAGCACCACATACAGCACCACAGCGACGGTGGCCGCGCCCGCGGTCCCTCCCTCGCTCTCTCTTCCAGTCATCGAGGCGGCGTTTTCCCGGCAACTGCATCCGTATTGGCCTCGGTTGCAGGAGAAGACGCGCTCCTGGCTGCTGGAAATGCGGTTGATGTCGGCGGACAAGGTCGCAGAATATGCCGACGGACTTTGCTACACCGACCTGATGGCGGGCTACTACCTCGGCGCACCCGACGAGGTCATGCAGGCCATCGCCGACTACAGCGCGTGGTTCTTCGTCTGGGACGACCGGCACGACCGTGACGTCGTGCACGGCCGGACCACCTCCTGGCGGCGGCTCAGGTTCCGCTTGCACGCGGCCCTGGACTCCCCGGCGGAGTATCTGCGTCACCCGGATCCGCTGGTCGCCGGGCTCGCCGACAGCGTGGGCCGGTTGCAGTCCTTCCTGCCCGGCACTTGGAACGCCCGGTTCGCCCGGCACTTCCACGCCGTGATCGACGCGTACGACAGGGAATTCCACAACCGAACCGAAGGACGTATTCCAGGCGTCGAGGAATACCTGGAGCTGCGTCGGCTCACTTTCGCGCATTGGATCTGGACCGACCTGCTCGAGCCGAGTGCGAGAACAGAACTCCCGGATCCGGTACGGAAACACCCCGCATACCGGCGCGCGGCCCTGCTGAGTCAGGAGTTCGCCGCCCTGTACAACGACCTCTGCTCGCTGCCCAAGGAAATAGCGGGCGACGAGGTGCACAATCTCGGAATCAGTCTCATCACGCATGAGGGGCTGACTCTCGAAGAGGCGGTCGACGATGTCCGCCGACGCGTGGAGGAATGCATATCCGGATTCCTCGCCGTGGAGAAGGACGTCTTACGGCTCGCCGAGCGACTTGCCGACGGGACGGCCCGCGGAAATCAACTCGGCGCCGCCGTGCGAGTCTGCCTCGGCAATATGCGGAACTGGTTCAGTTCCGTCTACTGGTTCCACCACGAGTCCGGCCGTTACATGGTCGACAGCTGGGACGACCGGTCCACGCCCCCGTACGTCAACAACGAAGCGGCAGGTGAGAAATGA
- a CDS encoding tetratricopeptide repeat protein: MRIFGKGRHRPSASWRQATDRAFTLIGDGRYEDAGALLTRAADLEPWLSESWFNLALLHKFRHDWEQARTAGLRAVALLDREAGAPDWWNVGIAATALQDWPLARRAWQAYGLRVPGDATGAGEPVGMELGSAAVRLSPEGEAEVVWGRRLDPARMEVLSIPLPSSGRRWGEVVLHDGVPHGERTTSTGHSYPVFDEIELWAPSPVPTWVVLLEAATESDRDALEQLAADAGFAAEDWSSSVRLLCRMCSESRMPSDEGDGEHLDPHDHSEPGHPGPLGHRTDGQLWVPERECGVAAPASLVRGLLDGWVADSPDSRDWRDLEEVC, encoded by the coding sequence GTGAGGATCTTCGGCAAGGGACGGCACCGGCCCTCCGCCTCCTGGCGGCAGGCCACCGACCGCGCGTTCACGCTGATCGGTGACGGGCGGTACGAGGACGCGGGCGCGCTGCTGACACGTGCCGCCGACCTGGAACCGTGGCTGTCCGAGTCCTGGTTCAACCTCGCCCTGCTGCACAAGTTCCGGCACGACTGGGAGCAGGCCCGTACCGCGGGGCTGCGTGCCGTCGCCCTCCTCGACCGCGAGGCCGGAGCCCCCGACTGGTGGAACGTCGGTATCGCGGCCACCGCCCTCCAGGACTGGCCGCTGGCCCGCCGCGCCTGGCAGGCGTACGGGCTGCGGGTGCCGGGGGACGCCACGGGCGCCGGCGAGCCCGTCGGTATGGAGTTGGGCAGCGCGGCCGTACGGCTGTCGCCCGAGGGCGAGGCGGAGGTCGTGTGGGGGCGGCGGCTGGACCCTGCCCGGATGGAGGTCCTGTCGATCCCGCTGCCCTCGTCCGGGCGGCGCTGGGGCGAGGTCGTGCTGCACGACGGGGTGCCGCACGGCGAGCGGACCACCTCGACGGGCCACTCCTACCCGGTCTTCGACGAGATCGAGCTGTGGGCGCCGTCGCCCGTGCCGACCTGGGTGGTCCTGCTGGAGGCGGCCACCGAGTCCGACCGGGACGCGCTGGAGCAGCTGGCGGCCGACGCCGGCTTCGCGGCGGAGGACTGGTCGTCGTCGGTGCGACTGCTGTGCCGGATGTGCTCGGAGTCCCGGATGCCCTCCGACGAGGGTGACGGCGAGCATCTCGACCCGCACGACCACAGCGAGCCGGGGCACCCGGGGCCGCTCGGTCACCGGACCGACGGGCAGTTGTGGGTGCCGGAACGCGAGTGTGGTGTGGCCGCCCCGGCCTCCCTCGTGCGGGGACTGCTGGACGGCTGGGTCGCGGACAGTCCGGACTCGCGTGACTGGCGGGATCTGGAAGAGGTCTGCTAG
- the def gene encoding peptide deformylase, whose amino-acid sequence MAQQDTDQQHAGVLPVDDEGFVIDTGEAEARELAWREAGTSRPITVVGNPVLHKECRDVTEFGDELRQLVADMFASQHTAEGVGLAANQIGVDLKVFVYDCPDDEGARHTGVVCNPRLVELPADRRRLDDSNEGCLSVPTAYAPLARPDYAEVTGQDERGNPIKVRGTGYFARCLQHETDHLYGYLYIDRLSKRERKDALRQMAENEPRYPVVAND is encoded by the coding sequence ATGGCGCAGCAGGACACCGATCAGCAGCACGCGGGCGTGCTCCCCGTGGACGACGAGGGCTTCGTCATCGACACCGGGGAGGCGGAGGCGCGCGAGCTGGCCTGGCGTGAGGCCGGCACCTCGCGGCCGATCACCGTCGTCGGCAACCCGGTCCTGCACAAGGAGTGCAGGGATGTCACCGAGTTCGGCGACGAACTGCGGCAGCTGGTCGCGGACATGTTCGCCTCGCAGCACACGGCCGAGGGCGTCGGCCTCGCCGCCAACCAGATCGGCGTGGACCTGAAGGTTTTCGTCTACGACTGCCCTGACGACGAGGGCGCCCGGCACACCGGTGTCGTCTGCAACCCCCGGCTCGTCGAACTGCCCGCCGACCGGCGCCGGCTGGACGACAGCAACGAGGGCTGCCTGTCGGTGCCCACCGCCTACGCGCCGCTGGCCCGTCCCGACTACGCCGAGGTGACCGGGCAGGACGAGCGGGGCAACCCGATCAAGGTGCGCGGGACCGGCTACTTCGCGCGGTGTTTGCAGCACGAGACCGATCACCTCTACGGCTACCTGTACATCGACCGTCTGTCCAAGCGCGAACGCAAGGACGCGCTGCGGCAGATGGCCGAGAACGAGCCCCGCTACCCCGTGGTGGCCAACGACTGA
- a CDS encoding ribonucleoside-diphosphate reductase subunit alpha, whose protein sequence is MTIAPADPVPVTEPETDGPGTALLRTLTELTADLPDADPGRVAAVALRGRSARAASEITAELRELATEGAAGLISEDPAYSKLAARLLTISIAAEAASQGVTSFTGSVAVGHREGLIADRTAEFVRVHAVRLDALIDERADDRFGYFGLRTLHSRYLLRHPITRKVVETPQHFLLRVACGLAEDDTPRSVDEVAALYGLMSRLDYLPSSPTLFNSGTRHPQMSSCYLLDSPLDELDSIYNRYHQVARLSKHAGGIGLSYSRIRSRGSLIRGTNGHSNGIVPFLKTLDASVAAVNQGGRRKGAAAVYLETWHSDIEEFLELRDNTGEDARRTHNLNLAHWIPDEFMRRVDADGPWSLFSPADVPELVDLWGEEFDAAYRSAEAKGLAKKSIPARDLYGRMMRTLAQTGNGWMTFKDAANRTANQTAEPGHVVHSSNLCTEILEVTDDGETAVCNLGSVNLGAFVDTAAGAIDWERLDEAVRTAVTFLDRVVDINFYPTEQAGRSNARWRPVGLGAMGLQDVFFKLRLPFGSPEAKALSTRIAERVMLAAYEASAGLAERNGPLPAWEKTRTARGVLHPDHYGVEFTWPERWAALRERIARTGLRNSLLLAIAPTATIASIAGVYECIEPQVSNLFKRETLSGEFLQVNSYLVNDLKELGVWDARTREALRESSGSVQDFAWIPDDVRALYRTAWEIPQRALIDMAAARTPYLDQAQSLNLFLETPTIGKLSSMYAYAWKSGLKTTYYLRSRPATRIARAARATVPLQQVTEADAVACSLENPESCEACQ, encoded by the coding sequence GTGACCATCGCGCCAGCCGATCCGGTTCCGGTCACCGAGCCGGAGACCGACGGTCCCGGTACCGCGTTGCTGCGGACCCTGACCGAGCTGACCGCCGACCTGCCCGACGCCGACCCCGGCCGGGTCGCCGCCGTGGCCCTGCGCGGCCGGTCGGCACGGGCTGCCTCCGAGATCACCGCGGAGCTGCGCGAGCTGGCCACGGAGGGGGCGGCGGGTCTGATCTCCGAGGATCCCGCCTACTCGAAGCTGGCCGCCCGGCTGCTGACGATCAGCATCGCCGCGGAGGCGGCCTCCCAGGGCGTCACGTCGTTCACGGGATCGGTCGCCGTGGGCCACCGCGAGGGTCTGATCGCCGACCGCACCGCCGAGTTCGTGCGCGTCCACGCGGTCCGTCTCGACGCGCTGATCGACGAGCGGGCCGACGACCGCTTCGGCTACTTCGGGCTCCGCACGCTGCACAGCCGCTACCTCCTGCGGCACCCGATCACCCGCAAGGTCGTCGAGACGCCCCAGCACTTCCTGCTGCGCGTCGCCTGCGGCCTCGCCGAGGACGACACCCCCCGCTCGGTGGACGAGGTCGCCGCGCTCTACGGGCTGATGAGCCGCCTGGACTACCTCCCGTCCTCCCCCACGCTCTTCAACTCCGGCACCCGGCACCCCCAGATGTCGTCCTGCTACCTCCTCGACTCCCCGCTGGACGAGCTGGACTCCATCTACAACCGCTACCACCAGGTGGCCCGGCTGTCGAAGCACGCCGGCGGCATCGGGCTGTCGTACTCGCGGATCCGTTCCCGCGGTTCGCTGATCCGCGGCACCAACGGGCACTCCAACGGCATCGTCCCGTTCCTGAAGACGCTGGACGCCTCGGTCGCCGCGGTCAACCAGGGCGGCCGGCGCAAGGGCGCGGCCGCGGTCTACCTGGAGACCTGGCACTCCGACATCGAGGAGTTCCTGGAGCTGCGGGACAACACCGGTGAGGACGCCCGCCGCACGCACAACCTGAACCTCGCGCACTGGATCCCGGACGAGTTCATGCGCCGGGTCGACGCCGACGGGCCGTGGTCGCTGTTCTCCCCGGCCGACGTGCCGGAGCTGGTCGACCTGTGGGGCGAGGAGTTCGACGCGGCCTACCGGTCGGCCGAGGCGAAGGGGCTGGCGAAGAAGAGCATCCCCGCCCGTGACCTCTACGGCCGCATGATGCGCACCCTGGCGCAGACCGGCAACGGCTGGATGACCTTCAAGGACGCGGCCAACCGCACCGCCAACCAGACCGCCGAGCCGGGCCATGTCGTCCACTCCTCCAACCTGTGCACGGAGATCCTGGAGGTCACGGACGACGGCGAGACAGCGGTCTGCAACCTGGGTTCGGTGAACCTGGGCGCGTTCGTCGACACGGCGGCCGGCGCGATCGACTGGGAGCGGCTGGACGAGGCCGTCCGCACGGCCGTCACCTTCCTCGACCGGGTCGTCGACATCAACTTCTACCCGACCGAGCAGGCGGGCCGCTCCAACGCCCGCTGGCGGCCGGTCGGTCTGGGTGCGATGGGTCTCCAGGACGTCTTCTTCAAACTGCGCCTCCCCTTCGGCTCGCCCGAGGCCAAGGCCCTCTCCACCCGTATCGCCGAGCGCGTCATGCTCGCCGCGTACGAGGCGTCCGCCGGCCTGGCCGAGCGCAACGGCCCGCTGCCGGCCTGGGAGAAGACCCGCACAGCCAGGGGCGTGCTGCACCCGGACCACTACGGCGTCGAGTTCACCTGGCCCGAGCGCTGGGCGGCCCTGCGCGAGCGGATCGCGCGGACCGGCCTGCGCAACTCCCTGCTCCTCGCCATCGCGCCCACCGCGACCATCGCGTCCATCGCGGGCGTGTACGAGTGCATCGAGCCGCAGGTGTCCAACCTGTTCAAGCGCGAGACGCTGTCCGGCGAGTTCCTCCAGGTCAACTCCTACCTGGTGAACGACCTCAAGGAGCTCGGCGTCTGGGACGCCCGGACCCGCGAGGCGCTGCGCGAATCCAGTGGCTCGGTGCAGGACTTCGCGTGGATCCCGGACGACGTCCGTGCGCTGTACCGCACGGCGTGGGAGATCCCGCAGCGCGCCCTGATCGACATGGCCGCCGCCCGCACCCCGTATCTGGACCAGGCCCAGTCCCTGAACCTGTTCCTGGAGACGCCGACCATCGGCAAGCTCTCCTCGATGTACGCGTACGCCTGGAAGTCGGGTCTGAAGACGACGTACTACCTGCGTTCCCGTCCGGCGACCCGTATCGCCCGCGCGGCCCGGGCCACCGTCCCCCTTCAGCAGGTGACCGAGGCCGACGCCGTCGCCTGCTCCCTTGAGAACCCCGAGTCCTGCGAGGCCTGCCAGTAA
- a CDS encoding helix-turn-helix domain-containing protein — MLKNVAAVLLDGVHPFELGVVCEVFGLDRSDEGLPVYDFAVVSAEGPTLRTHVGGLTVSTPYGLDRLEEADLIAVPAADSNVDRVYPHELLAALRRAVDRGARVLSVCSGVFVLGAAGLLDGRRCAAHWRHADVLARRYPLTAVEADVLYVDEDPVITSAGTAAGIDACLHLVRKEQGPEVANRIARRMVVPPHRDGGQAQYIERPLPRSRCDTVGEVLAWMEQHLDQEITVERLAERAHMSPRTFARRFQQETGTTPYRWLLRQRVLLAQHLLEATDETMDAIAWRAGFGTAGALRHQFVQALGTTPNAYRRTFRGPRAVA; from the coding sequence ATGCTGAAGAACGTGGCGGCCGTCCTCCTCGACGGCGTGCATCCCTTCGAACTCGGAGTCGTCTGTGAGGTGTTCGGCCTCGACCGCAGCGACGAAGGGCTCCCGGTGTACGACTTCGCCGTGGTGTCGGCCGAGGGCCCGACCCTGCGCACCCATGTCGGCGGGCTCACCGTGTCCACGCCCTACGGCCTCGACCGGCTGGAGGAGGCCGACCTGATCGCCGTCCCGGCCGCGGACTCGAACGTCGACCGGGTGTATCCGCACGAACTGCTCGCCGCGCTGCGCCGGGCCGTGGACCGGGGTGCCCGGGTCCTCAGCGTCTGCTCCGGGGTCTTCGTGCTGGGCGCCGCGGGACTGCTCGACGGCCGGCGCTGCGCCGCGCACTGGCGGCACGCGGACGTGCTGGCCCGCCGCTATCCCCTGACGGCCGTCGAGGCGGACGTGCTCTACGTCGACGAGGACCCGGTGATCACCTCCGCCGGCACGGCCGCGGGCATCGACGCCTGTCTGCACCTGGTCCGCAAGGAGCAGGGCCCCGAGGTCGCCAACCGGATCGCCCGGCGCATGGTGGTGCCGCCGCACCGGGACGGCGGCCAGGCCCAGTACATCGAGCGGCCGCTGCCCCGGTCGCGGTGCGACACCGTCGGTGAGGTGCTCGCGTGGATGGAGCAGCACCTCGACCAGGAGATCACGGTCGAGCGGCTCGCGGAACGCGCCCACATGTCACCGCGCACCTTCGCCCGCCGTTTCCAGCAGGAGACGGGCACCACCCCCTACCGGTGGCTGCTGCGCCAGCGGGTGCTGCTGGCCCAGCACCTGCTGGAGGCGACGGACGAGACGATGGACGCGATCGCCTGGCGGGCCGGCTTCGGTACGGCCGGCGCCCTGCGCCACCAGTTCGTGCAGGCGCTGGGGACGACCCCCAACGCCTACCGGCGCACGTTCCGCGGCCCGCGGGCCGTCGCCTGA